The following coding sequences lie in one Pseudorca crassidens isolate mPseCra1 chromosome 2, mPseCra1.hap1, whole genome shotgun sequence genomic window:
- the MFSD2A gene encoding sodium-dependent lysophosphatidylcholine symporter 1 isoform X1, producing MAKGEGAESGSAAGLLPTGILQAGERPVQVKKESKKKNQLSICNKLCYAVGGTPYQVTGCALGFFLQIYLLDVAQVDPFSASIILFVGRAWDAITDPLVGFCISKSPWTRLGRLMPWIIFSTPLAIIAYFLIWFVPDFQQGQTLWYLLFYCLFETLVTCFHVPYSALTMFISTEQSERDSATAYRMTVEVLGTVLGTAIQGQIVGQAHTPCVQDANASTVALEGVNRTQSATSLRETQNAYLLAAGVIASIYVICAVILTLGVREQREPYETQQAKPMPFFRGLRLVMSHGPYIKLIAGFLFTSLAFMLVEGNFALFCTYTLGFRNEFQNLLLAIMFSATVTIPIWQWFLTRFGKKMAVYIGISSAVPFLILVALMESNLIVTYVVAVAAGVSVAAAFLLPWSMLPDVIDDFHLKQPHIHGTEPIFFSFYVFFTKFASGVSLGISTLSLDFTGYQTRGCSQPARVKFTLKMLVTMAPIVLILIGLLLFKLYPIDEEKRRQNKKALQALREEASSSGCSDTDSTELARIL from the exons ATGGCCAAAGGAGAGGGCGCCGAGAGCGGCTCCGCCGCGGGGCTGCTGCCCACGGGCATCCTCCAAGCCGGTGAACGCCCGGTCCAGGTGAAG AAGGAGTCGAAGAAGAAAAACCAGTTGTCCATTTGCAACAAACTTTGCTATGCAGTTGGGGGGACACCCTACCAGGTGACGGGTTGTGCCCTGGGGTTCTTCCTGCAGATCTACCTGTTGGATGTAGCTCAG GTGGATCctttctctgcttccatcatcctGTTTGTGGGCCGAGCTTGGGATGCCATCACAGACCCCCTGGTGGGCTTCTGCATTAGCAAATCCCCCTGGACCCGCCTAGGCCGCCTCATGCCCTG GATCATCTTCTCCACGCCCCTGGCCATCATCGCCTACTTCCTCATCTGGTTCGTGCCTGACTTCCAACAGGGCCAGACCCTGTGGTACTTGCTTTTCTACTGCCTCTTTGAGACGCTGGTCACG TGTTTCCACGTTCCCTACTCAGCTCTCACCATGTTCATCAGCACAGAACAGAGTGAGCGGGATTCTGCCACTGCGTATC GGATGACCGTGGAGGTATTAggtacagtgctgggcacagcaATCCAGGGGCAGATTGTGGGCCAAGCACATACACCTTGTGTCCAGGACGCCAATGCTTCTACAGTAGCCTTGGAAGGTGTCAATCGCACGCAGAGCGCCACCTCGCTCAGAGAAACG CAAAACGCATACCTGCTGGCGGCAGGGGTCATTGCCTCCATCTATGTCATCTGCGCTGTCATCCTGACCCTGGGCGTGCGGGAGCAGAGAG AACCCTACGAGACTCAGCAGGCCAAGCCGATGCCCTTCTTTCGGGGCCTCCGGCTGGTCATGAGCCATGGCCCGTACATCAAGCTTATTGCCGGCTTCCTCTTCACCTCCTTGGCTTTCATG CTGGTGGAGGGGAACTTCGCTCTGTTTTGCACCTACACCTTGGGTTTTCGTAACGAATTCCAGAATCTGCTCCTGGCCATCATG TTCTCGGCCACAGTCACCATCCCCATCTGGCAGTGGTTCCTAACCCGGTTTGGCAAGAAGATGGCTGTGTACATTGGGATCTCA TCAGCAGTGCCATTTCTCATCTTGGTGGCCCTCATGGAGAGTAACCTGATTGTCACATATGTGGTAGCTGTGGCAGCTGGCGTCAGTGTAGCAGCTGCCTTCTTACTACCCTG GTCCATGCTGCCTGACGTCATTGATGACTTCCACTTGAAGCAGCCCCATATCCATGGGACCGAGCCCATCTTCTTCTCCTTCTATGTCTTCTTCACCAAGTTTGCCTCCGGAGTCTCCCTGGGCATCTCCACCCTCAGTCTGGA CTTTACTGGGTACCAGACCCGTGGCTGCTCCCAGCCAGCACGTGTCAAGTTCACACTGAAGATGCTGGTGACCATGGCTCCCATAGTCCTCATCCTCATAGGCCTGCTGCTCTTTAAGCTGTACCCCATTGACGAGGAGAAGCGGCGGCAGAACAAGAAGGCCCTGCAGGCCCTGAG GGAAGAGGCCAGCAGCTCGGGGTGCTCTGACACAGACTCTACAGAACTAGCCAGAATCCTCTAG
- the MFSD2A gene encoding sodium-dependent lysophosphatidylcholine symporter 1 isoform X6 codes for MAKGEGAESGSAAGLLPTGILQAGERPVQVKKESKKKNQLSICNKLCYAVGGTPYQVTGCALGFFLQIYLLDVAQVDPFSASIILFVGRAWDAITDPLVGFCISKSPWTRLGRLMPWIIFSTPLAIIAYFLIWFVPDFQQGQTLWYLLFYCLFETLVTCFHVPYSALTMFISTEQSERDSATAYRMTVEVLGTVLGTAIQGQIVGQAHTPCVQDANASTVALEGVNRTQSATSLRETQNAYLLAAGVIASIYVICAVILTLGVREQREPYETQQAKPMPFFRGLRLVMSHGPYIKLIAGFLFTSLAFMNLLLAIMFSATVTIPIWQWFLTRFGKKMAVYIGISSAVPFLILVALMESNLIVTYVVAVAAGVSVAAAFLLPWSMLPDVIDDFHLKQPHIHGTEPIFFSFYVFFTKFASGVSLGISTLSLDFTGYQTRGCSQPARVKFTLKMLVTMAPIVLILIGLLLFKLYPIDEEKRRQNKKALQALREEASSSGCSDTDSTELARIL; via the exons ATGGCCAAAGGAGAGGGCGCCGAGAGCGGCTCCGCCGCGGGGCTGCTGCCCACGGGCATCCTCCAAGCCGGTGAACGCCCGGTCCAGGTGAAG AAGGAGTCGAAGAAGAAAAACCAGTTGTCCATTTGCAACAAACTTTGCTATGCAGTTGGGGGGACACCCTACCAGGTGACGGGTTGTGCCCTGGGGTTCTTCCTGCAGATCTACCTGTTGGATGTAGCTCAG GTGGATCctttctctgcttccatcatcctGTTTGTGGGCCGAGCTTGGGATGCCATCACAGACCCCCTGGTGGGCTTCTGCATTAGCAAATCCCCCTGGACCCGCCTAGGCCGCCTCATGCCCTG GATCATCTTCTCCACGCCCCTGGCCATCATCGCCTACTTCCTCATCTGGTTCGTGCCTGACTTCCAACAGGGCCAGACCCTGTGGTACTTGCTTTTCTACTGCCTCTTTGAGACGCTGGTCACG TGTTTCCACGTTCCCTACTCAGCTCTCACCATGTTCATCAGCACAGAACAGAGTGAGCGGGATTCTGCCACTGCGTATC GGATGACCGTGGAGGTATTAggtacagtgctgggcacagcaATCCAGGGGCAGATTGTGGGCCAAGCACATACACCTTGTGTCCAGGACGCCAATGCTTCTACAGTAGCCTTGGAAGGTGTCAATCGCACGCAGAGCGCCACCTCGCTCAGAGAAACG CAAAACGCATACCTGCTGGCGGCAGGGGTCATTGCCTCCATCTATGTCATCTGCGCTGTCATCCTGACCCTGGGCGTGCGGGAGCAGAGAG AACCCTACGAGACTCAGCAGGCCAAGCCGATGCCCTTCTTTCGGGGCCTCCGGCTGGTCATGAGCCATGGCCCGTACATCAAGCTTATTGCCGGCTTCCTCTTCACCTCCTTGGCTTTCATG AATCTGCTCCTGGCCATCATG TTCTCGGCCACAGTCACCATCCCCATCTGGCAGTGGTTCCTAACCCGGTTTGGCAAGAAGATGGCTGTGTACATTGGGATCTCA TCAGCAGTGCCATTTCTCATCTTGGTGGCCCTCATGGAGAGTAACCTGATTGTCACATATGTGGTAGCTGTGGCAGCTGGCGTCAGTGTAGCAGCTGCCTTCTTACTACCCTG GTCCATGCTGCCTGACGTCATTGATGACTTCCACTTGAAGCAGCCCCATATCCATGGGACCGAGCCCATCTTCTTCTCCTTCTATGTCTTCTTCACCAAGTTTGCCTCCGGAGTCTCCCTGGGCATCTCCACCCTCAGTCTGGA CTTTACTGGGTACCAGACCCGTGGCTGCTCCCAGCCAGCACGTGTCAAGTTCACACTGAAGATGCTGGTGACCATGGCTCCCATAGTCCTCATCCTCATAGGCCTGCTGCTCTTTAAGCTGTACCCCATTGACGAGGAGAAGCGGCGGCAGAACAAGAAGGCCCTGCAGGCCCTGAG GGAAGAGGCCAGCAGCTCGGGGTGCTCTGACACAGACTCTACAGAACTAGCCAGAATCCTCTAG
- the MFSD2A gene encoding sodium-dependent lysophosphatidylcholine symporter 1 isoform X8, whose amino-acid sequence MAKGEGAESGSAAGLLPTGILQAGERPVQVKKESKKKNQLSICNKLCYAVGGTPYQVTGCALGFFLQIYLLDVAQVDPFSASIILFVGRAWDAITDPLVGFCISKSPWTRLGRLMPWIIFSTPLAIIAYFLIWFVPDFQQGQTLWYLLFYCLFETLVTCFHVPYSALTMFISTEQSERDSATAYRMTVEVLGTVLGTAIQGQIVGQAHTPCVQDANASTVALEGVNRTQSATSLRETQNAYLLAAGVIASIYVICAVILTLGVREQREPYETQQAKPMPFFRGLRLVMSHGPYIKLIAGFLFTSLAFMLVEGNFALFCTYTLGFRNEFQNLLLAIMFSATVTIPIWQWFLTRFGKKMAVYIGISSAVPFLILVALMESNLIVTYVVAVAAGVSVAAAFLLPCFTGYQTRGCSQPARVKFTLKMLVTMAPIVLILIGLLLFKLYPIDEEKRRQNKKALQALREEASSSGCSDTDSTELARIL is encoded by the exons ATGGCCAAAGGAGAGGGCGCCGAGAGCGGCTCCGCCGCGGGGCTGCTGCCCACGGGCATCCTCCAAGCCGGTGAACGCCCGGTCCAGGTGAAG AAGGAGTCGAAGAAGAAAAACCAGTTGTCCATTTGCAACAAACTTTGCTATGCAGTTGGGGGGACACCCTACCAGGTGACGGGTTGTGCCCTGGGGTTCTTCCTGCAGATCTACCTGTTGGATGTAGCTCAG GTGGATCctttctctgcttccatcatcctGTTTGTGGGCCGAGCTTGGGATGCCATCACAGACCCCCTGGTGGGCTTCTGCATTAGCAAATCCCCCTGGACCCGCCTAGGCCGCCTCATGCCCTG GATCATCTTCTCCACGCCCCTGGCCATCATCGCCTACTTCCTCATCTGGTTCGTGCCTGACTTCCAACAGGGCCAGACCCTGTGGTACTTGCTTTTCTACTGCCTCTTTGAGACGCTGGTCACG TGTTTCCACGTTCCCTACTCAGCTCTCACCATGTTCATCAGCACAGAACAGAGTGAGCGGGATTCTGCCACTGCGTATC GGATGACCGTGGAGGTATTAggtacagtgctgggcacagcaATCCAGGGGCAGATTGTGGGCCAAGCACATACACCTTGTGTCCAGGACGCCAATGCTTCTACAGTAGCCTTGGAAGGTGTCAATCGCACGCAGAGCGCCACCTCGCTCAGAGAAACG CAAAACGCATACCTGCTGGCGGCAGGGGTCATTGCCTCCATCTATGTCATCTGCGCTGTCATCCTGACCCTGGGCGTGCGGGAGCAGAGAG AACCCTACGAGACTCAGCAGGCCAAGCCGATGCCCTTCTTTCGGGGCCTCCGGCTGGTCATGAGCCATGGCCCGTACATCAAGCTTATTGCCGGCTTCCTCTTCACCTCCTTGGCTTTCATG CTGGTGGAGGGGAACTTCGCTCTGTTTTGCACCTACACCTTGGGTTTTCGTAACGAATTCCAGAATCTGCTCCTGGCCATCATG TTCTCGGCCACAGTCACCATCCCCATCTGGCAGTGGTTCCTAACCCGGTTTGGCAAGAAGATGGCTGTGTACATTGGGATCTCA TCAGCAGTGCCATTTCTCATCTTGGTGGCCCTCATGGAGAGTAACCTGATTGTCACATATGTGGTAGCTGTGGCAGCTGGCGTCAGTGTAGCAGCTGCCTTCTTACTACCCTG CTTTACTGGGTACCAGACCCGTGGCTGCTCCCAGCCAGCACGTGTCAAGTTCACACTGAAGATGCTGGTGACCATGGCTCCCATAGTCCTCATCCTCATAGGCCTGCTGCTCTTTAAGCTGTACCCCATTGACGAGGAGAAGCGGCGGCAGAACAAGAAGGCCCTGCAGGCCCTGAG GGAAGAGGCCAGCAGCTCGGGGTGCTCTGACACAGACTCTACAGAACTAGCCAGAATCCTCTAG
- the MFSD2A gene encoding sodium-dependent lysophosphatidylcholine symporter 1 isoform X10 — translation MGDAAGMDLRIIFSTPLAIIAYFLIWFVPDFQQGQTLWYLLFYCLFETLVTCFHVPYSALTMFISTEQSERDSATAYRMTVEVLGTVLGTAIQGQIVGQAHTPCVQDANASTVALEGVNRTQSATSLRETQNAYLLAAGVIASIYVICAVILTLGVREQREPYETQQAKPMPFFRGLRLVMSHGPYIKLIAGFLFTSLAFMLVEGNFALFCTYTLGFRNEFQNLLLAIMFSATVTIPIWQWFLTRFGKKMAVYIGISSAVPFLILVALMESNLIVTYVVAVAAGVSVAAAFLLPWSMLPDVIDDFHLKQPHIHGTEPIFFSFYVFFTKFASGVSLGISTLSLDFTGYQTRGCSQPARVKFTLKMLVTMAPIVLILIGLLLFKLYPIDEEKRRQNKKALQALREEASSSGCSDTDSTELARIL, via the exons ATGGGAGATGCAGCAGGGATGGATCTGAG GATCATCTTCTCCACGCCCCTGGCCATCATCGCCTACTTCCTCATCTGGTTCGTGCCTGACTTCCAACAGGGCCAGACCCTGTGGTACTTGCTTTTCTACTGCCTCTTTGAGACGCTGGTCACG TGTTTCCACGTTCCCTACTCAGCTCTCACCATGTTCATCAGCACAGAACAGAGTGAGCGGGATTCTGCCACTGCGTATC GGATGACCGTGGAGGTATTAggtacagtgctgggcacagcaATCCAGGGGCAGATTGTGGGCCAAGCACATACACCTTGTGTCCAGGACGCCAATGCTTCTACAGTAGCCTTGGAAGGTGTCAATCGCACGCAGAGCGCCACCTCGCTCAGAGAAACG CAAAACGCATACCTGCTGGCGGCAGGGGTCATTGCCTCCATCTATGTCATCTGCGCTGTCATCCTGACCCTGGGCGTGCGGGAGCAGAGAG AACCCTACGAGACTCAGCAGGCCAAGCCGATGCCCTTCTTTCGGGGCCTCCGGCTGGTCATGAGCCATGGCCCGTACATCAAGCTTATTGCCGGCTTCCTCTTCACCTCCTTGGCTTTCATG CTGGTGGAGGGGAACTTCGCTCTGTTTTGCACCTACACCTTGGGTTTTCGTAACGAATTCCAGAATCTGCTCCTGGCCATCATG TTCTCGGCCACAGTCACCATCCCCATCTGGCAGTGGTTCCTAACCCGGTTTGGCAAGAAGATGGCTGTGTACATTGGGATCTCA TCAGCAGTGCCATTTCTCATCTTGGTGGCCCTCATGGAGAGTAACCTGATTGTCACATATGTGGTAGCTGTGGCAGCTGGCGTCAGTGTAGCAGCTGCCTTCTTACTACCCTG GTCCATGCTGCCTGACGTCATTGATGACTTCCACTTGAAGCAGCCCCATATCCATGGGACCGAGCCCATCTTCTTCTCCTTCTATGTCTTCTTCACCAAGTTTGCCTCCGGAGTCTCCCTGGGCATCTCCACCCTCAGTCTGGA CTTTACTGGGTACCAGACCCGTGGCTGCTCCCAGCCAGCACGTGTCAAGTTCACACTGAAGATGCTGGTGACCATGGCTCCCATAGTCCTCATCCTCATAGGCCTGCTGCTCTTTAAGCTGTACCCCATTGACGAGGAGAAGCGGCGGCAGAACAAGAAGGCCCTGCAGGCCCTGAG GGAAGAGGCCAGCAGCTCGGGGTGCTCTGACACAGACTCTACAGAACTAGCCAGAATCCTCTAG